A genomic window from Desulfuromonas sp. TF includes:
- a CDS encoding glycosyltransferase yields the protein MTDLRWANWRDMELPLWRQWNSRNPLPPNFWQRIWEYPYLVSRVPAATHCLDVGGTYPFVLFKSFPAACSVDCRDLNRLDHPLHHQKWPDGRLIISDATAIPLEDDAFPYTFSISAIEEMPDPIAVLREMLRLARHRVVVTMDVSENLGLSRTQTRELEQFLGVTIPSLPNDSLTSVDPQLARFGQRQTDVYRHIRVLGMTLDARDEPKSMAILLPHWESWTFLRPCLERMQARRNKNLDERIYVLDDASGDGSYEKARAYFAGDERIIFNRFERPNKNHDADVGLLLDYGLDLVQEQYVAMTDADAMPLIDEWLSFPIWLIEKYGCSSVGLDTGLSTGYARRDTARNWWQPATGYTPSAGLYDNESFTCTNNLYRVMPTALARVASEQIGFTRATPGGEMPIGDRLRRRLRRMRGLPEPNPRHPYLPGGCDNGVAANHFLDINHMGPKFNLPLTSYIGLTPKDGAFGQNICGLLFHFALSTRALSRERREVCDPGGSFNYWVDQLQRAADGDSQVINDMIAASSRFQPGGYDRSVPKAWYEKEFEIIQKLLQQFRDEQRETV from the coding sequence GTGACCGATCTGCGCTGGGCGAACTGGCGCGACATGGAACTGCCGCTTTGGCGGCAGTGGAACAGTCGAAACCCGCTACCGCCGAACTTCTGGCAGCGGATCTGGGAGTACCCCTATCTGGTCAGCCGGGTTCCCGCAGCGACCCACTGTCTCGATGTCGGCGGCACCTATCCGTTCGTGCTGTTCAAGAGTTTCCCCGCAGCCTGTTCGGTTGACTGCCGGGACCTGAACCGCCTCGATCACCCTTTGCATCACCAGAAGTGGCCTGATGGACGACTGATCATCAGCGACGCCACGGCGATCCCGCTGGAGGACGACGCCTTCCCCTACACCTTCAGCATCTCCGCCATAGAGGAGATGCCCGACCCGATTGCGGTGCTGCGCGAGATGCTGCGTCTTGCCCGCCACCGTGTCGTTGTCACCATGGATGTCAGCGAGAATCTAGGCCTGTCCCGCACTCAGACCCGCGAGTTGGAGCAGTTCTTGGGAGTCACCATTCCCAGCCTGCCGAATGACAGCCTGACCTCGGTTGATCCCCAACTGGCCCGCTTCGGGCAGCGACAGACTGACGTGTACCGCCACATCCGCGTGCTAGGCATGACCTTGGATGCGCGTGACGAACCGAAAAGTATGGCCATCCTGCTTCCGCACTGGGAGAGCTGGACCTTTCTGCGGCCTTGTCTGGAAAGGATGCAAGCCCGGCGTAATAAGAATCTTGACGAACGCATCTATGTGCTGGACGATGCCAGTGGTGACGGCAGTTACGAGAAGGCCCGCGCATACTTTGCCGGTGACGAGAGGATCATCTTCAACAGGTTCGAGCGTCCAAATAAAAATCATGATGCCGATGTGGGATTATTGCTCGATTACGGCCTTGATTTGGTGCAGGAGCAATACGTAGCTATGACCGATGCCGATGCCATGCCGTTGATTGATGAATGGCTCTCCTTCCCGATCTGGCTGATTGAGAAATACGGTTGCAGTTCGGTCGGTCTCGACACGGGGCTGTCCACCGGTTATGCACGTCGCGATACAGCCCGGAACTGGTGGCAACCGGCCACAGGTTACACTCCGTCTGCTGGTCTTTACGATAATGAGTCGTTCACCTGCACCAACAACCTTTACCGAGTCATGCCGACCGCTCTGGCACGGGTGGCTTCTGAACAAATCGGCTTCACTCGGGCGACCCCCGGGGGTGAAATGCCAATTGGCGACCGCCTGCGGCGGCGACTCCGCCGGATGCGGGGTCTTCCTGAGCCGAATCCGCGCCATCCCTACCTGCCCGGAGGATGCGACAATGGGGTAGCGGCTAACCATTTCCTGGACATCAACCACATGGGGCCCAAGTTTAACCTCCCCCTGACCAGCTACATCGGCTTGACTCCGAAAGACGGGGCTTTCGGCCAGAACATCTGCGGCCTGCTATTCCACTTCGCCTTGAGTACTCGGGCACTTTCCCGTGAACGGCGTGAGGTCTGCGACCCCGGCGGCAGTTTTAACTACTGGGTAGATCAACTGCAAAGGGCGGCGGATGGGGATTCCCAAGTCATCAACGATATGATTGCTGCCAGCAGCCGGTTTCAGCCGGGCGGTTATGACCGATCGGTACCTAAGGCCTGGTACGAAAAGGAGTTCGAGATTATTCAGAAACTGCTGCAGCAGTTTCGCGATGAACAGAGGGAAACGGTGTGA
- a CDS encoding glycosyltransferase family A protein, with amino-acid sequence MMLDQRKDRRPRVSVLLPCYNAAPYLAAALHSLLAQTFDDFELIVIDDGSTDDTPAIIASFTDPRLRCYHHANRGLAATLNRGLELVGGDYIARMDADDVSAPERFARQVAYLDTHPECGMVGTWARIIEGERLTSRCLRPPPEDALIKFDLLFYNPLVHSSMMIRREVFDRVGPYATVEQRQPQDYELWSRIMPHYRLANLPELLHDYREVPTSISRSRKRDLTTQLEMLNRANLAWAADRAADDAAVTALAQLARGHRPPVMPSIRELTVLMQAVVARLRGSDEAVNARLAELAMQRLENARFLHYTYCYGNGPGRLLRLFDTVFRKPGRIREGL; translated from the coding sequence ATGATGCTTGACCAACGAAAGGATCGGCGACCTAGGGTCAGCGTGCTGCTGCCGTGTTACAATGCCGCCCCCTACCTGGCGGCTGCACTGCACAGCCTACTTGCCCAGACCTTCGACGATTTTGAACTGATTGTCATCGATGACGGATCGACCGATGACACCCCCGCGATCATCGCAAGCTTCACCGATCCGCGCCTGCGCTGCTACCACCATGCAAACCGGGGGTTGGCCGCAACCCTCAACCGTGGACTTGAACTGGTCGGTGGCGACTACATAGCGCGCATGGACGCCGACGACGTCTCCGCACCCGAGCGTTTTGCCCGGCAGGTCGCCTACCTCGATACGCACCCGGAATGTGGCATGGTCGGCACCTGGGCTCGGATCATCGAGGGGGAACGCTTGACCTCCCGCTGCTTAAGACCTCCGCCTGAGGATGCCCTGATAAAATTCGACCTGCTTTTCTATAACCCGCTGGTGCACAGCTCGATGATGATCCGCCGCGAGGTTTTCGACCGGGTCGGCCCCTACGCCACCGTGGAACAGCGGCAGCCTCAGGACTACGAACTCTGGTCGAGGATCATGCCTCACTACCGTCTGGCCAATCTCCCGGAACTGCTGCACGATTACCGGGAAGTGCCGACCAGCATTTCGCGGAGCCGTAAGCGCGACCTGACCACGCAGTTGGAGATGCTCAATCGGGCGAACCTGGCCTGGGCCGCAGACCGGGCGGCGGACGACGCCGCCGTAACCGCGTTGGCGCAACTGGCCCGTGGCCACCGGCCGCCGGTGATGCCCTCTATCCGGGAGCTGACGGTGCTGATGCAGGCTGTTGTCGCTCGGCTGCGCGGGTCGGACGAGGCGGTTAATGCCCGTCTAGCCGAGTTGGCCATGCAGCGACTGGAGAATGCCCGCTTCCTGCACTACACGTATTGCTACGGCAATGGCCCGGGCCGCCTGCTGCGCCTGTTCGATACCGTATTCCGCAAGCCTGGGCGGATCCGTGAGGGACTCTGA
- the wecB gene encoding non-hydrolyzing UDP-N-acetylglucosamine 2-epimerase: MKILVVIGTRPEAIKMAPVIKEIVSRPGFACRVCTTGQHQEMLQQVLQVFDIVPDNALDLMQPDQSLSALTASVLNALDRVLLENTPDLVLVQGDTTSVLAAALAARHRHIRVGHVEAGLRTWDCENPFPEEINRQLVTRLSALHFAPTWQSADNLLREGIEPTSIHVTGNPVIDALHVILAQSPPPCFDELLEADRRLILITAHRRENFGHPLEEICNAVAELARRHPDLQFVYPVHLNPNVQKTVKSILHERPGVKLLPPVDYVTLVHLVRRSTLILTDSGGIQEEAPSLGVPVLVLRETTERPEGVAAGTARLVGTDRANIIVQVESLLHDAQALRAIRAIPNPYGDGCAARRIVDVLAGMTTSEAGEGLSSGNGTTTGDLAPYIAGPEGSKRI; encoded by the coding sequence ATGAAGATTCTCGTCGTCATCGGTACCCGCCCCGAGGCCATCAAGATGGCTCCAGTGATCAAAGAGATTGTATCCCGGCCCGGCTTTGCCTGCCGGGTCTGCACCACCGGGCAACACCAGGAAATGCTGCAGCAGGTCTTGCAAGTGTTCGACATTGTCCCGGACAATGCCCTGGACCTGATGCAGCCAGATCAGTCGCTCTCCGCGCTGACCGCCTCGGTGCTGAACGCCCTCGATCGGGTACTTCTGGAGAACACTCCCGATCTGGTGCTGGTCCAAGGCGACACGACCTCGGTCTTGGCGGCGGCACTGGCAGCTCGGCACCGTCACATCCGGGTCGGCCATGTTGAGGCGGGGTTGAGGACTTGGGACTGCGAGAACCCTTTTCCGGAAGAGATTAACCGCCAGTTGGTCACCCGCCTGAGCGCGCTGCACTTCGCGCCGACCTGGCAATCCGCCGACAACCTGCTCAGGGAGGGGATCGAACCAACGAGCATTCACGTCACCGGCAACCCGGTGATCGACGCCCTGCACGTCATTCTGGCGCAGTCGCCCCCGCCCTGCTTTGACGAACTGCTCGAAGCGGACCGGCGGCTGATCCTGATCACCGCCCACCGGCGCGAGAACTTCGGCCACCCGCTTGAGGAGATTTGCAATGCCGTGGCGGAACTGGCCCGCCGTCACCCTGATCTGCAGTTCGTCTATCCTGTACACCTCAACCCGAATGTCCAGAAGACGGTAAAGAGTATTCTCCACGAGCGACCGGGGGTAAAATTGCTTCCCCCGGTCGATTATGTCACACTTGTCCATCTCGTGCGGCGCAGCACGCTGATTCTGACTGATTCAGGGGGAATCCAAGAGGAGGCGCCCAGTCTCGGCGTGCCGGTACTGGTGCTGCGCGAAACCACCGAACGCCCTGAAGGGGTGGCGGCAGGGACGGCCCGCTTGGTCGGCACCGACCGCGCGAACATCATCGTGCAGGTGGAGAGCCTTCTGCACGATGCGCAGGCCTTGCGCGCGATCCGCGCCATTCCCAACCCGTACGGTGACGGCTGCGCCGCCCGGCGCATCGTCGATGTACTGGCCGGGATGACGACGTCAGAAGCGGGGGAGGGGCTGAGCTCCGGCAATGGAACGACGACTGGCGACCTGGCACCGTACATTGCTGGACCTGAAGGATCTAAGCGAATATGA
- a CDS encoding glycosyltransferase family 4 protein — MKILHTVESYPPAVGGMPEVVRQLSERLVGLGHAVTVATGRHASREGTTRNGVTIAEFNVSGSLVRGLQGEVATYREFVIGGDFDIVTNFAAQQWATDALLPVLDKIPVPKVFVPTGFSYLHDARYLEYYRAMPDWLRQYDMNIFLSDRYHDVDFARSHHIDNRVLIPNGAAADEFLPAPQVDIRTELGIPREHALILHVGAHTGLKGHAEAIGIFGKSRLRHATLLLVGSDKGTGTGCIDECRRSGWHARLNPLWRITDRRLQLRVLDRAATINAFKAADLLLFPSRIECSPVVLFEALAARTPFLTTDVGNAAEIIEWSQGGVLLPTRPDEDGFRRADISGSALQLESLWYDPARRQRLGESGFAAWRERFTWERIALRYEELYRALLQGRTREGGQ, encoded by the coding sequence ATGAAGATCCTGCACACTGTCGAATCCTACCCTCCTGCTGTCGGGGGCATGCCTGAGGTGGTGCGCCAGCTTTCCGAACGCTTGGTGGGTTTAGGCCATGCCGTGACAGTCGCCACAGGACGTCACGCCAGCCGCGAAGGGACGACCCGCAATGGTGTCACCATCGCCGAGTTCAACGTCTCCGGCAGCCTCGTGCGCGGCCTACAGGGGGAGGTCGCGACCTATCGTGAGTTCGTGATCGGCGGCGATTTCGACATCGTCACCAATTTCGCAGCCCAGCAGTGGGCCACCGACGCCCTGCTGCCGGTGCTGGATAAAATCCCGGTCCCCAAGGTTTTCGTACCGACCGGCTTCTCCTACCTGCACGACGCGCGTTACCTCGAATACTATCGCGCCATGCCTGACTGGCTGCGGCAGTATGACATGAACATCTTCCTCTCGGACCGCTACCACGACGTCGATTTTGCCCGTAGCCACCACATCGACAACCGGGTGCTGATCCCAAACGGCGCTGCCGCCGACGAATTCCTGCCCGCACCACAGGTGGATATCCGGACCGAACTTGGCATTCCTCGCGAACACGCCCTGATCCTGCATGTCGGTGCCCACACTGGGCTGAAGGGGCACGCCGAGGCGATCGGTATTTTCGGCAAAAGCCGCCTGCGCCATGCCACGCTACTGCTGGTCGGTAGTGACAAAGGCACGGGAACCGGCTGCATTGATGAGTGCCGCAGGTCGGGTTGGCACGCACGGCTCAACCCGCTCTGGCGTATCACCGACCGACGGCTTCAACTTCGCGTCCTGGACCGGGCCGCGACAATCAACGCATTTAAGGCCGCGGATCTGCTGCTCTTCCCGTCGCGGATTGAATGCTCGCCCGTGGTCTTGTTTGAGGCGTTGGCGGCGCGAACGCCGTTTCTGACCACCGACGTCGGCAACGCCGCCGAGATCATCGAATGGTCGCAGGGCGGCGTGCTGCTCCCCACGCGCCCTGATGAAGACGGTTTCCGACGTGCCGATATCAGCGGCTCGGCCTTGCAGCTCGAATCTTTGTGGTACGACCCAGCGCGCCGGCAACGTCTTGGCGAGTCCGGCTTTGCCGCCTGGCGGGAGCGGTTCACCTGGGAGAGAATCGCCCTGCGCTACGAGGAGCTGTACAGAGCACTTCTCCAGGGGCGGACACGGGAGGGGGGACAATGA
- a CDS encoding glycosyltransferase family 4 protein, with the protein MMSATTPMNPACRYKVAIAAPSAPPARIGGVASAHYNLYSALAGVGCLATLLTYNEPEQRPDEPGIIRAGASARMRSLLGLGVTAYLRLHGSRQIAYQLNDIIGSIPGALRMKRHLRHIDPDILIIPDRGAPGLCLPKAWATVIQVVHHVPMRFVAEPSFGAFCKVDAVKATALEQKALKTVDLVVCPSDYIRKIFREVYRFEGEAVVIPNAVDVALIQSIEVNDVRRHLRLAPEAPVVYIPSAGSPLKGSGFIPEIIRSLASDFAGPIGFYLSGNIDAKLVSELERVPEHARIYMPGQTSHCETIALLKSCSFGVSPTLIENFSMALLEAGCCGVPMVTFDVGGNRELIADGLSGFLVQCQDLRSLLWRSSSLLQRGLCERMQASTMQHVTQHFSTEVIAKQYLILFDSVTRITGES; encoded by the coding sequence ATGATGTCAGCGACAACGCCGATGAATCCTGCATGCCGTTATAAGGTTGCAATCGCAGCGCCATCAGCGCCCCCCGCCCGGATTGGTGGGGTGGCCAGCGCCCACTATAACCTTTATAGTGCACTGGCAGGGGTTGGCTGTCTTGCAACTCTGTTGACATATAACGAGCCTGAACAGCGTCCGGACGAACCGGGCATCATCCGTGCCGGGGCGTCGGCGAGGATGAGGTCACTACTCGGTCTGGGTGTCACGGCTTATCTGAGGTTGCACGGTTCGCGGCAGATCGCCTACCAACTAAATGACATCATCGGCTCGATCCCCGGTGCCCTGCGGATGAAGCGGCATCTCCGACACATTGATCCCGATATTCTGATTATCCCCGATCGCGGAGCTCCCGGGCTGTGCCTTCCCAAAGCCTGGGCAACTGTAATCCAGGTTGTCCACCATGTGCCGATGCGTTTTGTTGCGGAGCCGTCTTTTGGAGCCTTCTGTAAAGTTGATGCGGTCAAAGCCACGGCCCTCGAGCAGAAGGCCTTGAAGACTGTTGACCTTGTTGTCTGCCCGTCGGACTACATCCGTAAAATCTTTCGGGAGGTTTATCGATTCGAAGGGGAAGCTGTAGTCATTCCCAATGCAGTCGATGTCGCCCTGATCCAGTCTATCGAAGTAAACGATGTTCGCCGACATTTACGGCTTGCTCCGGAGGCTCCGGTAGTATACATCCCTTCCGCTGGCAGTCCCTTGAAAGGGTCAGGCTTTATACCGGAGATCATCCGTTCCCTCGCCAGTGATTTCGCTGGTCCGATTGGATTTTACCTGTCCGGGAATATCGATGCCAAGCTTGTATCGGAACTGGAAAGAGTTCCCGAACATGCACGAATTTATATGCCCGGCCAGACCAGTCATTGCGAGACGATCGCTTTGCTTAAATCCTGCTCTTTCGGGGTATCGCCGACGCTGATCGAAAATTTTAGCATGGCGCTCCTGGAAGCCGGTTGCTGCGGGGTGCCGATGGTCACGTTTGATGTCGGTGGTAATCGCGAACTTATTGCAGACGGCCTGAGCGGCTTTCTGGTACAATGTCAGGATTTGAGGAGTCTTCTGTGGCGATCCAGCAGTTTGCTCCAGCGGGGTCTGTGTGAGCGCATGCAAGCATCCACAATGCAACATGTGACACAACATTTCAGCACGGAAGTGATCGCTAAGCAGTATCTGATCCTATTTGATTCCGTAACCAGAATCACCGGTGAGTCGTGA
- a CDS encoding glycosyltransferase, with the protein MTEQKSQAPVRVTVLMPVYQGAAHLDAALDSILDQTFANFELLVVDDGSTDDSTTRVTARRDERIRLLRQPYNLGLVAALNRGLDEARGEYVARMDADDISLPQRLEKQLAFMDANPDVGICGTWMEAFSQESKIQWQSPGTHDEILCRLLFESVLYHPTVMLRKALVDKYGLRYNKHYPYAEDYELWSRCARLFRTANMGEVLLRYRIHGESIGGRRRQEKLATASRVRKRSLEELGLTPSVDEMAIHDTLALWDTQTDRKFLERVHAWLLRLQAANQKQAIYTEPAFSAMLAQRWFYTCEQSITLGAVAYRAWHNSPFKQVYRAPWQQRLQFWRRCLLGAR; encoded by the coding sequence ATGACTGAGCAGAAGTCGCAGGCGCCGGTGCGCGTGACAGTCCTGATGCCGGTCTACCAAGGCGCGGCTCATCTGGATGCCGCTCTCGACAGCATCCTTGACCAGACCTTCGCCAATTTCGAGCTGCTTGTGGTTGACGACGGCTCCACCGACGATAGCACCACCCGGGTTACGGCCCGCAGGGACGAGCGTATCCGACTGCTTCGGCAGCCGTACAATCTCGGGCTGGTGGCGGCTCTCAATCGGGGTCTCGATGAGGCGCGCGGTGAATACGTCGCCCGCATGGACGCCGATGACATTAGCCTGCCGCAACGCCTGGAAAAACAACTGGCCTTCATGGATGCCAATCCGGATGTGGGTATCTGCGGGACTTGGATGGAGGCGTTCTCTCAGGAATCGAAAATCCAGTGGCAGTCACCGGGAACTCATGACGAGATCCTGTGCCGTTTGCTTTTTGAATCGGTGCTTTACCATCCGACCGTTATGTTACGCAAAGCGCTGGTCGATAAATATGGCCTGCGATATAACAAGCATTATCCTTATGCAGAGGACTACGAACTCTGGAGCCGCTGTGCCCGGTTATTCAGGACAGCGAATATGGGGGAGGTGCTGCTCCGCTACCGGATTCATGGCGAGAGCATCGGTGGTCGCAGACGGCAGGAAAAGCTTGCGACCGCAAGCAGGGTACGAAAGCGATCGTTGGAAGAATTGGGCCTGACTCCAAGTGTCGATGAAATGGCCATCCATGATACTCTAGCGCTTTGGGATACGCAAACCGACCGGAAGTTCCTCGAGCGGGTTCATGCCTGGTTATTGCGTTTGCAGGCAGCCAATCAGAAGCAGGCGATCTATACCGAACCTGCGTTTAGTGCTATGCTGGCCCAACGTTGGTTCTATACCTGTGAGCAGTCGATCACCCTTGGTGCGGTGGCTTATCGTGCCTGGCATAATTCCCCGTTTAAACAAGTTTATCGCGCCCCATGGCAGCAACGGTTGCAGTTCTGGCGTCGATGTTTGCTGGGAGCTAGATGA
- a CDS encoding alpha-1,2-fucosyltransferase — translation MIIVRLMGGLGNQMFQYAAARRLALQHDAELAFDSGYFAQAPPEDTPRRYELGHLGIRARFAGPDEVAELSGRCRDCWQRMRLHLRRLSGFSHYRSHIVKERTGRFDPEVLTLPDNVYLQGYWHSERYFNDQAEIIRRELAVRTPLVGQNLELSKHIGRVDAVAVHVRRGDYATSGKTRAFHGLLSPSYYANAMSALRAQVTDPHIFVFSDDSEWVANHLRLDVPTTYVNHNPPDRGHLDMQLMSLCRHAIIANSSFSWWGAWLIDNPDKVVVAPQRWFAEPDRQTADLLPAGWLQVAND, via the coding sequence ATGATCATTGTCCGACTGATGGGCGGACTTGGCAACCAGATGTTCCAATACGCTGCGGCCAGGCGATTGGCATTGCAGCACGATGCCGAACTGGCCTTTGACTCCGGATATTTCGCTCAGGCGCCACCGGAGGATACGCCGCGCCGTTATGAGCTCGGCCATCTAGGGATTCGCGCTCGGTTCGCCGGCCCCGACGAGGTCGCTGAGCTGAGCGGCCGCTGCCGCGACTGCTGGCAAAGGATGCGGCTGCACCTGCGACGGTTGTCTGGTTTCTCCCATTACCGATCACACATTGTCAAAGAGCGGACGGGGCGGTTCGACCCAGAGGTGCTGACCCTCCCGGATAATGTCTACCTGCAGGGATACTGGCACTCAGAACGTTACTTCAACGATCAGGCCGAGATCATCCGGCGGGAACTGGCCGTCCGCACTCCGCTGGTTGGCCAGAATCTTGAGCTATCCAAACATATCGGGCGTGTCGATGCAGTGGCTGTCCATGTCCGCCGAGGTGATTACGCCACCAGCGGCAAGACCAGAGCCTTCCACGGACTCCTCTCGCCTTCTTACTATGCCAACGCAATGTCTGCGCTTCGTGCCCAGGTCACAGACCCGCACATTTTCGTTTTTTCAGACGATTCTGAGTGGGTTGCCAACCACCTGCGGCTGGATGTTCCGACCACATACGTAAATCATAACCCTCCCGATCGGGGCCACCTCGATATGCAACTCATGAGTCTCTGTCGACATGCCATCATTGCCAACAGCTCGTTCAGTTGGTGGGGGGCCTGGCTTATTGACAATCCCGATAAGGTCGTAGTCGCCCCGCAACGTTGGTTCGCAGAGCCTGACCGGCAGACGGCGGACCTCCTTCCGGCTGGCTGGCTGCAGGTTGCCAATGACTGA
- a CDS encoding bifunctional 2-polyprenyl-6-hydroxyphenol methylase/3-demethylubiquinol 3-O-methyltransferase UbiG — protein sequence MTDQHCRACRHPLETGLDRYLFCSNCGSANYFSAAGAESDNCAYFNALHGDTGRRPLFQRQQFYHACEARYVRWFAAGEREGFTALLEEIEKRILAAGIAVEVGFGSGAELKRLLDAGANLYGLDLADTAVDAFRRRHPDYAGRVACGTRLDRPVDLVYSNALFEHLDRPDHFLTNLAATLSPNGVLVLRLPVITARNVTLDATAVDINFWRPCHRVLYTMRGLAQLLERYGFRIIRHAAFHYYGYRVMNRMLQAGYDDIRQVRNPYHSMRGLQSDKTYRLLLLKAFFTRTLCAEMAIIAQHGADDRERGPDDA from the coding sequence ATGACTGACCAGCACTGCCGGGCCTGCCGGCACCCCCTGGAGACGGGTCTCGACCGCTACCTGTTCTGCAGCAACTGCGGCAGTGCGAACTACTTTTCGGCCGCCGGCGCCGAGTCCGACAACTGCGCCTATTTCAACGCGTTGCACGGAGATACCGGGCGCCGGCCGCTGTTCCAGCGACAACAATTTTATCACGCTTGCGAGGCTCGCTACGTCCGCTGGTTCGCCGCCGGAGAGAGGGAAGGGTTCACGGCGCTGCTAGAGGAGATCGAAAAACGCATTCTTGCCGCCGGCATCGCGGTTGAGGTCGGCTTCGGTAGCGGCGCCGAACTGAAACGGCTGCTCGATGCCGGGGCCAATCTCTATGGTCTCGACCTCGCCGACACGGCGGTCGACGCCTTTCGGCGCCGGCATCCCGACTATGCCGGGCGGGTTGCCTGCGGAACCCGACTCGACCGCCCGGTCGACCTGGTCTATTCAAATGCCCTGTTTGAGCATCTCGACCGGCCCGACCATTTCCTGACCAATCTCGCAGCGACGCTCTCCCCAAATGGCGTACTGGTGCTCCGTCTACCAGTGATCACGGCCAGAAATGTGACGCTGGATGCGACCGCCGTCGACATCAATTTCTGGCGGCCGTGCCATCGTGTCCTTTATACGATGAGAGGGTTGGCGCAGTTGCTGGAACGATATGGTTTTAGAATTATCCGGCATGCCGCCTTCCATTACTATGGCTATCGGGTGATGAACCGCATGCTCCAAGCTGGTTATGACGATATCCGGCAGGTGCGCAACCCCTATCACTCCATGCGGGGTCTTCAGTCCGATAAAACCTACCGTTTGCTGCTGCTGAAGGCGTTCTTCACCCGGACGCTCTGCGCTGAAATGGCGATCATCGCGCAACACGGCGCCGATGACAGGGAACGAGGCCCCGATGATGCTTGA
- a CDS encoding bifunctional 2-polyprenyl-6-hydroxyphenol methylase/3-demethylubiquinol 3-O-methyltransferase UbiG, translating into MDLSIERVFQVLDLAVSDLQEHPIDLLNIGDHDGERAYLENARPSYRRTLLDVTKVCAREKTQNRPIRVLEIGAFLGVVSFSLARLGMQVTALDIPEFMTNERLQERYRQFAIGPVAFNLKDYELPFDSGSFDVVIMCETLEHLNFNPLPVIAEINRVLHTDGHLYLALPNLVSLPNRINLLRGRSIHNPISDFAVQLSARANMIVGLHWREYTRSELLEMLSMTGFKCISHVYEMPVRASRLASLLYRLFPTLRPGQNLLAKKWQSTRCLFSTQRRPWPDGGMME; encoded by the coding sequence ATGGATCTATCCATCGAAAGAGTATTTCAGGTACTTGATCTGGCAGTGTCGGATTTGCAGGAACACCCGATTGATCTCCTGAACATTGGCGATCATGACGGTGAGCGGGCATACTTGGAGAATGCGCGCCCTTCTTATCGCAGAACATTGCTCGATGTGACCAAGGTATGCGCAAGAGAAAAGACTCAAAACCGGCCTATACGAGTTCTGGAAATCGGCGCATTTCTCGGTGTGGTCAGTTTCTCTCTTGCACGGCTCGGCATGCAGGTGACGGCCTTGGATATTCCTGAATTTATGACGAACGAGCGCTTGCAGGAGCGTTACCGTCAATTTGCCATCGGACCGGTCGCCTTCAATCTGAAGGACTATGAGCTCCCCTTCGATTCTGGCAGCTTTGATGTTGTGATTATGTGCGAAACCCTCGAGCATCTGAACTTTAATCCGCTGCCGGTGATTGCCGAGATCAACCGCGTTTTGCACACTGATGGACACCTGTATCTGGCTTTGCCGAACCTGGTTTCGTTGCCCAACCGGATTAATTTGCTGCGCGGGCGATCAATCCACAATCCAATTTCGGATTTTGCCGTTCAGCTCTCTGCTCGGGCGAACATGATCGTTGGTCTTCACTGGCGGGAATATACCCGGAGCGAACTTCTGGAGATGCTTTCGATGACTGGTTTCAAATGCATCAGTCACGTCTACGAAATGCCTGTCAGGGCTAGCCGCCTTGCCTCATTGTTATATCGCTTGTTTCCGACCTTGCGCCCGGGGCAAAACCTGTTGGCAAAAAAATGGCAGAGCACACGATGTCTTTTCTCTACACAGAGACGACCATGGCCTGATGGTGGGATGATGGAATGA